In Glycine max cultivar Williams 82 chromosome 7, Glycine_max_v4.0, whole genome shotgun sequence, a single window of DNA contains:
- the LOC100527887 gene encoding uncharacterized protein LOC100527887, translated as MASVGKERAGAEIVYGSEECYRQSIELLEELGFPKGVLPLQDLVECGRVRETGFVWMKQKAPYEHFFEGTNTRVSYAVEVTGYVEKFRMKKMTGIKSKQMMLWVPIAEMSIEDPKGQKIHFKTPMGIGKSFPIMAFMTPEEKEKHLLLQDKEIQENN; from the coding sequence ATGGCTAGTGTGGGAAAGGAGCGTGCAGGGGCAGAGATAGTGTATGGTTCTGAAGAATGTTATCGCCAATCCATAGAGCTCTTAGAAGAGTTGGGTTTTCCAAAGGGTGTTCTTCCGTTGCAAGACCTGGTGGAGTGTGGAAGGGTTAGAGAAACTGGGTTTGTGTGGATGAAGCAAAAGGCCCCTTATGAGCATTTCTTTGAGGGAACCAACACGAGGGTGAGTTATGCTGTGGAGGTCACAGGCTATGTGGAGAAGTTTAGGATGAAGAAAATGACTGGCATTAAGAGCAAACAGATGATGCTGTGGGTGCCAATAGCTGAGATGAGCATTGAAGATCCTAAGGGCCAGAAGATACACTTTAAGACCCCTATGGGGATTGGAAAGTCCTTCCCTATCATGGCTTTCATGACCccagaggaaaaggaaaagcacCTGCTGTTGCAGGATAAGGAGATTCAAGAAAACAATTAG
- the LOC100785337 gene encoding probable receptor-like protein kinase At5g18500 → MASDLNSGLSKETSVFGLKAWELMGIIVGLFIIIILVVISICLTSRKKSRRVNGMLPLSHMLSISDEIKEIRVDQVSANNHPQNGAFVSLYDRFSDRDSEKVLIQTNNNGENSSQSGSFVHLKKDDGSQSGEESGAKSVSTYWSSSHPITAPSPLCGLPEFSHLGWGHWFTLRDLELATNRFSKDNVIGEGGYGVVYQGQLINGSPVAVKKLLNNLGQAEKEFRVEVEAIGHVRHKNLVRLLGYCIEGTHRLLVYEYVNNGNLEQWLHGAMQQYGFLTWDARIKILLGTAKALAYLHEAIEPKVVHRDIKSSNILIDDDFNAKISDFGLAKLLGAGKSHITTRVMGTFGYVAPEYANSGLLNEKSDVYSFGVLLLEAITGRDPVDYNRPAAEVNLVDWLKMMVGNRRAEEVVDPNIETRPSTSSLKRALLTALRCVDPDSEKRPKMSQVVRMLESEEYPIPREDRRRRKSLAGNIELGDQKETSDTEKTENPDSKSNGRRNQRK, encoded by the exons ATGGCATCGGATCTAAATTCGGGGTTGTCCAAGGAAACATCTGTTTTTGGGTTGAAAGCATGGGAATTGATGGGGATAATAGTTGGGTTGTTCATTATAATCATTCTCGTGGTGATATCAATATGTCTTACTTCAAGAAAGAAATCTAGAAGAGTCAATGGCATGCTTCCCCTTAGCCATATGTTATCGATTTCAGATGAGATCAAGGAAATTAGAGTTGATCAAGTTTCAGCCAATAATCATCCTCAGAATGGAGCTTTTGTGAGTCTGTATGACAGGTTTAGTGACAGAGACTCCGAAAAGGTTTTGAtccaaacaaataataatgGGGAAAATAGCAGTCAATCAGGCTCTTTTGTTCATCTTAAGAAAGATGATGGCTCTCAATCAGGTGAAGAAAGTGGTGCTAAGTCTGTTTCTACTTACTGGTCTTCTTCGCATCCTATAACTGCACCGTCCCCCTTGTGTGGTCTGCCTGAATTCTCTCACCTTGGCTGGGGACACTGGTTTACATTAAGGGACCTAGAACTTGCAACAAACAGGTTTTCGAAAGACAACGTTATTGGTGAAGGTGGATATGGTGTTGTTTATCAGGGCCAGTTAATCAATGGGAGTCCTGTGGCTGTTAAGAAGCTACTCAACAATCT AGGACAAGCTGAAAAGGAATTTAGAGTGGAAGTTGAGGCTATTGGCCATGTGCGGCACAAGAATTTGGTTAGACTTCTAGGCTATTGCATTGAAGGCACTCACAG GTTGCTGGTTTATGAGTATGTTAACAATGGCAATTTAGAGCAATGGCTTCATGGAGCCATGCAGCAGTATGGTTTTCTTACTTGGGATGCTCGGATTAAAATTCTCCTTGGAACTGCAAAAGC GCTAGCTTACTTGCACGAGGCAATTGAGCCAAAAGTTGTACATCGAGATATTAAATCAAGCAATATTCTAATTGATGATGACTTCAATGCCAAAATATCTGACTTTGGGCTGGCAAAGTTATTGGGTGCTGGAAAAAGTCATATCACAACTCGAGTAATGGGTACTTTTGG ATATGTGGCTCCAGAATATGCCAATTCTGGATTACTAAACGAGAAGAGTGATGTTTATAGTTTTGGGGTATTGCTCCTCGAAGCAATTACTGGAAGAGACCCAGTGGATTATAACCGGCCAGCAGCTGAG GTAAATTTGGTTGACTGGCTGAAGATGATGGTTGGGAATAGGCGTGCAGAAGAGGTGGTAGACCCTAACATTGAGACCAGGCCATCAACAAGTTCCCTTAAACGTGCCCTTTTGACTGCTTTGAGGTGTGTTGATCCAGATTCTGAGAAAAGACCAAAGATGAGTCAAGTTGTCCGCATGCTTGAATCAGAAGAATATCCCATACCGCGCGAG GATCGAAGACGCCGAAAGAGCCTGGCAGGAAATATTGAGCTGGGGGACCAGAAGGAGACTTCTGACACAGAAAAGACTGAGAATCCAGATTCTAAGTCTAATGGCAGAAGGAACCAAAGGAAGTAG
- the LOC102662106 gene encoding ANK repeat-containing protein nipk-1 yields MVNLILSQYALVKSTHDDVMKDKKITREKNELGDTPLHEAVQSGDLSVVEVILQRDKDMVHELNKSRCSPLFLAAASEKVEILNLLLQIPFPADQKLPRFFGNSPLHAAILKWNPGV; encoded by the exons ATGGTCAACCTCATTCTTTCCCAATATGCATTAGTGAAGTCAACACATGATGATGTGatgaaagataaaaagataACAAGAGAGAAGAATGAACTTGGGGACACTCCTTTGCATGAGGCTGTCCAAAGTGGAGATCTTAGTGTGGTTGAAGTCATTTTACAAAGAGATAAAGATATGGTCCATGAATTGAACAAGTCTAGGTGTTCACCACTGTTTTTGGCAGCTGCTAGTGAGAAGGTGGAAATTCTAAATCTTCTGTTGCAAATTCCATTCCCTGCAGATCAGAAGCTTCCTCGGTTCTTTGGAAACTCTCCACTCCATGCAGCCATACTGAAATGGAATCCTG GTGTGTGA
- the LOC100780689 gene encoding putative pentatricopeptide repeat-containing protein At1g69350, mitochondrial — protein sequence MIFHSHVVNKLPSITTPLTKNTHFSSFFSTSLQTSNPPNLLQLCTLCDTLSQTKQVHAYSLLHGFLPRSVSLCASLILQYASFGHPSNSLLLFQHSVAYSRSAFLWNTLIRANSIAGVFDGFGTYNTMVRAGVKPDECTYPFVLKVCSDFVEVRKGREVHGVAFKLGFDGDVFVGNTLLAFYGNCGLFGDAMKVFDEMPERDKVSWNTVIGLCSLHGFYEEALGFFRVMVAAKPGIQPDLVTVVSVLPVCAETEDKVMARIVHCYALKVGLLGGHVKVGNALVDVYGKCGSEKASKKVFDEIDERNVISWNAIITSFSFRGKYMDALDVFRLMIDEGMRPNSVTISSMLPVLGELGLFKLGMEVHGFSLKMAIESDVFISNSLIDMYAKSGSSRIASTIFNKMGVRNIVSWNAMIANFARNRLEYEAVELVRQMQAKGETPNNVTFTNVLPACARLGFLNVGKEIHARIIRVGSSLDLFVSNALTDMYSKCGCLNLAQNVFNISVRDEVSYNILIIGYSRTNDSLESLRLFSEMRLLGMRPDIVSFMGVVSACANLAFIRQGKEIHGLLVRKLFHTHLFVANSLLDLYTRCGRIDLATKVFYCIQNKDVASWNTMILGYGMRGELDTAINLFEAMKEDGVEYDSVSFVAVLSACSHGGLIEKGRKYFKMMCDLNIEPTHTHYACMVDLLGRAGLMEEAADLIRGLSIIPDTNIWGALLGACRIHGNIELGLWAAEHLFELKPQHCGYYILLSNMYAEAERWDEANKVRELMKSRGAKKNPGCSWVQVGDLVHAFLVGEKIDSLDDDFWVSDCC from the coding sequence ATGATATTCCATTCCCATGTTGTCAACAAACTCCCCTCAATAACAACACCACTCACCAAAAACACCcacttttcttcattcttttcaACTTCTCTTCAAACTTCCAATCCCCCGAACCTTCTTCAACTCTGCACCCTATGCGACACCCTTTCCCAAACCAAGCAAGTTCACGCCTATTCCCTCCTCCATGGCTTCCTCCCCCGCAGTGTCTCCCTCTGCGCTTCTCTCATTCTCCAATATGCATCCTTTGGACACCCTTCAAATTCCCTTCTTCTCTTTCAACACAGTGTGGCATATTCCCGAAGCGCCTTCTTGTGGAACACCCTTATTCGTGCCAATTCCATTGCTGGTGTGTTTGATGGATTTGGCACCTATAACACCATGGTTCGTGCTGGTGTTAAGCCTGATGAGTGCACCTACCCTTTTGTCCTGAAGGTGTGTTCTGATTTTGTGGAGGTTCGTAAGGGTAGGGAGGTTCATGGGGTTGCGTTTAAGCTTGGCTTTGATGGGGATGTCTTTGTTGGGAATACCCTTTTGGCCTTTTATGGGAATTGCGGGCTTTTTGGCGATGCGATGAAggtgtttgatgaaatgcctGAGAGGGATAAGGTGTCGTGGAATACTGTTATTGGGCTGTGTTCTCTTCATGGGTTTTACGAGGAGGCGCTTGGGTTTTTCAGAGTGATGGTTGCGGCCAAACCGGGAATTCAACCGGATTTGGTTACAGTTGTTAGTGTGTTGCCGGTGTGTGCAGAAACTGAGGACAAGGTGATGGCGAGGATCGTGCACTGTTATGCTTTGAAGGTTGGCTTGTTGGGAGGCCATGTGAAGGTTGGAAATGCGTTGGTTGATGTTTACGGGAAATGTGGGAGTGAGAAGGCTTCCAAGAAAGTTTTTGATGAAATTGATGAGAGGAATGTGATTTCCTGGAATGCTATTATTACTAGTTTTTCTTTTAGAGGGAAGTATATGGATGCTTTGGATGTATTTAGATTGATGATTGATGAGGGAATGAGACCGAACTCTGTCACCATTTCTAGTATGCTTCCTGTGTTAGGAGAATTAGGACTTTTCAAGTTGGGAATGGAAGTCCATGGGTTTAGTTTGAAAATGGCTATTGAGTCTGATGTATTTATTTCTAACTCATTGATAGATATGTATGCAAAATCAGGATCTTCAAGAATAGCATCCACTATATTCAATAAAATGGGAGTAAGAAACATTGTATCTTGGAATGCTATGATTGCAAATTTTGCTCGGAACAGGCTTGAGTATGAAGCTGTAGAATTAGTGAGGCAAATGCAAGCCAAGGGAGAAACCCCCAACAATGTAACTTTCACAAATGTTCTTCCAGCTTGTGCAAGATTAGGTTTCCTGAATGTTGGAAAAGAAATTCATGCCAGGATTATTCGTGTTGGATCCTCCTTGGATTTGTTTGTCTCTAATGCTCTGACAGACATGTATTCAAAATGTGGATGTTTAAACCTTGCTCAAAATGTCTTTAATATTTCTGTCAGGGATGAAGTTTCCTACAATATACTAATTATAGGCTATTCTCGAACAAATGACAGCTTGGAGTCTCTACGTTTGTTTTCAGAAATGAGACTTTTAGGCATGAGGCCTGATATTGTTTCATTCATGGGTGTTGTATCAGCTTGTGCAAATCTAGCTTTCATAAGACAAGGCAAAGAGATCCATGGTCTGCTGGTGAGAAAGCTATTTCACACTCATCTTTTTGTGGCAAACTCGCTCTTGGATTTGTATACCAGGTGTGGACGAATAGATCTCGCTACTAAGGTCTTTTACTGTATTCAAAACAAGGATGTGGCCTCTTGGAATACTATGATTTTGGGTTATGGTATGCGGGGTGAGTTGGACACTGCAATCAACCTCTTTGAAGCAATGAAGGAAGATGGTGTGGAATATGATTCAGTTTCTTTTGTTGCGGTTTTGTCTGCGTGTAGCCATGGAGGGCTAATTGAGAAGGGAAGAAAATACTTTAAGATGATGTGCGATCTAAATATTGAACCAACACATACACACTATGCTTGTATGGTTGATCTCCTTGGAAGGGCCGGTCTAATGGAAGAAGCTGCAGACCTTATTAGAGGCCTCTCTATTATACCAGATACTAATATATGGGGTGCACTGCTTGGAGCATGCCGGATACATGGGAACATAGAATTGGGGCTCTGGGCAGCTGAacatttgtttgaattaaagcCTCAGCACTGTGGATACTATATACTCCTTTCAAATATGTATGCAGAAGCTGAAAGATGGGATGAGGCAAACAAGGTTAGGGAATTGATGAAGTCAAGAGGAGCTAAGAAAAATCCAGGTTGCAGTTGGGTTCAAGTTGGAGATCTGGTGCATGCATTTCTTGTTGGTGAGAAAATAGATAGTTTGGATGATGACTTTTGGGTATCAGATTGTTGTTAA